A DNA window from Leopardus geoffroyi isolate Oge1 chromosome A1, O.geoffroyi_Oge1_pat1.0, whole genome shotgun sequence contains the following coding sequences:
- the TEX30 gene encoding testis-expressed protein 30 yields MNHTEVKLKIPFGNKLLDAVCLVPNKSLTYGIILTHGASGDMNLPHLMSLASHLASHGFFCLRFTCKGLNIVHRIKAYKSVLNYLKTLGEYKLTGVFLGGRSMGSRAAASVMCHIEPDDADAFVRGLICISYPLHHPKQQHKLRDEDLYRIKDPVLFVSGSADEMCEKNLLEKVAQKMQAPNKIHWIEKANHSMAVKGRSTNDVFKEINTQILFWIQEITEMDKK; encoded by the exons atgaATCATACAGAG gttaaattaaaaataccttttggAAATAAATTACTAGATGCTGTTTGTTTGGTACCTAACAAGAGCTTAACATATGGAATAATTCTTACACATGGAGCGTCAGGAGATATGAATCTTCCTCATTTGATGTCACTGGCATCCCATCTTGCATCTCATGGGTTTTTTTGCCTGAGATTTACCTGTAAAGGCCTTAATATTGTACATAGAATTAAGGCATATAAATCAGTTTTG AATTACCTAAAGACCTTAGGAGAATACAAATTGACAGGTGTTTTCCTTGGCG gTCGTTCAATGGGCTCAAGAGCAGCTGCTTCTGTAATGTGCCATATTGagccagatgatgctgatgctttTGTTCGAGGtctcatttgtatttcttacCCACTGCACCATCCAAAGCAGCAACATAAACTTAGAGATGAAGATCTCTATCGTATAAAAGATCCTGTATTGTTTGTGTCAGGTTCAGCAGATGAAATGTGTGAAAAG aacttGTTGGAGAAAGTGGCACAGAAAATGCAAGCTCCCAATAAAATCCACTGGATTGAGAAGGCAAACCATTCCATGGCAGTGAAAGGACgttcaacaaatgatgttttcaaagaaataaatacacagattttGTTTTGGATCCAGGAAATCACTGAAATGGACAAGAAATAA